Proteins encoded together in one Lathyrus oleraceus cultivar Zhongwan6 chromosome 5, CAAS_Psat_ZW6_1.0, whole genome shotgun sequence window:
- the LOC127083589 gene encoding U-box domain-containing protein 38 has product MGGNGKHRWKISFHRSSSHSKPLQPPNEFLCPITGSIMSDPVVVSSGQTFERLSVQVCTDLKFSPVLEDGSRPDFSTIIPNLAIKKTILNWCDKSCTQHPHTPDYDSVEKLVREKIAVVAEAEKEEPVRVSEKELLNAVADNPPVIFSHAATEVGPRVNHFNSGSSSEESVIIPSSPETPLPFTVRPTCFSPSSSSSFEIEVQNPNVPVSEEEEILLKKLKSKEVFEQEQGVLSLRSITRNREETRVSLCTPRILSSLRSLIESRYVVVQVNAVASLVNLSLEKSNKMRIVRSGFVPFLIDVLKGGSSESQEHAAGAIFSLALDDDNKMAIGVLGALQPLMHAMRSESERTRHDSALALYHLTLVQSNRVKLVKLGVVSTLISMVMTGTMASRVLLILCNLAMCVEGRTAMLDANAVECLVSLLRGNELDSEATRENCVAALYALSHGSLRFKGLAKEAKAVEVLRVIEETGTERAREKAKRVLQKMRGFEDGDDDDGEFDSLFESGGLSRARYRVAAARNNNLINSTTF; this is encoded by the coding sequence ATGGGTGGCAATGGAAAACACAGGTGGAAAATCTCCTTCCATCGTTCTTCCTCTCACTCTAAACCCCTCCAACCTCCCAATGAGTTTCTATGCCCTATCACCGGGTCAATAATGTCCGACCCGGTTGTTGTCTCCTCGGGTCAAACCTTCGAACGTCTCTCTGTTCAAGTTTGCACTGATTTAAAATTCTCCCCGGTACTAGAAGACGGGTCCCGACCCGATTTCTCAACAATCATCCCCAATTTAGCCATCAAGAAAACAATACTCAACTGGTGCGACAAATCATGTACCCAACACCCGCACACACCGGATTACGACTCAGTGGAGAAGCTTGTAAGAGAAAAAATTGCGGTGGTGGCGGAGGCGGAGAAGGAAGAACCGGTTAGGGTTTCTGAAAAGGAGCTTCTCAACGCGGTGGCGGATAACCCGCCGGTGATATTCTCTCACGCTGCTACTGAGGTAGGGCCACGTGTCAACCATTTCAACTCGGGATCTTCATCTGAGGAATCGGTGATCATCCCGTCGAGTCCAGAGACGCCTTTACCTTTCACGGTTCGTCCAACGTGTTTCTCTCCTTCTTCATCTTCCTCCTTCGAGATCGAAGTCCAAAACCCTAACGTACCTGTTTCGGAAGAAGAGGAAATTCTATTGAAGAAGCTGAAGAGCAAGGAGGTTTTCGAACAAGAACAAGGGGTTCTCTCGCTTAGGAGCATCACGAGGAACAGAGAAGAAACTAGGGTTTCGTTATGCACGCCGCGGATTTTGTCGTCGCTTCGGTCTCTGATTGAATCCCGTTACGTTGTGGTTCAGGTCAACGCTGTTGCTTCGTTGGTCAACCTTTCACTTGAGAAATCGAACAAGATGAGAATTGTGAGGTCGGGATTTGTTCCGTTTCTCATTGATGTGTTGAAGGGAGGATCCAGTGAGTCGCAGGAACACGCCGCAGGTGCTATTTTTAGTTTGGCTTTGGATGATGATAACAAGATGGCGATTGGAGTTCTCGGTGCGTTGCAGCCGCTAATGCACGCGATGAGGTCTGAATCGGAGCGGACTCGCCATGACTCAGCGCTTGCGCTTTATCATTTGACACTGGTTCAGAGTAACCGTGTCAAGCTTGTGAAGCTTGGGGTGGTCTCCACGCTGATTTCGATGGTGATGACGGGGACGATGGCGAGTCGGGTTTTGTTGATTCTCTGTAATCTGGCTATGTGTGTGGAGGGAAGAACGGCGATGCTTGACGCCAATGCGGTGGAGTGTCTGGTGAGTTTGTTGAGAGGAAACGAGTTGGACTCGGAGGCGACTCGTGAGAATTGTGTTGCTGCTTTGTATGCGTTGAGTCATGGGAGCTTGAGGTTTAAAGGGTTGGCGAAGGAAGCGAAAGCTGTGGAGGTTTTAAGGGTGATTGAAGAAACTGGGACAGAGAGGGCGAGGGAGAAGGCCAAAAGGGTGTTGCAGAAGATGAGGGGTTTTGAAGATGGTGATGACGACGATGGCGAGTTTGATAGTCTTTTTGAATCGGGTGGGTTGAGTCGAGCTCGTTACCGAGTTGCTGCAGCTAGGAACAACAACCTTATCAATTCAACTACATTTTAG